Genomic DNA from Myxococcota bacterium:
TGCACGTCGTGCTGCACATGTGCGAGGGCATCGGTCGGGCCGTGATGGAGGAGAGGCTGCCCGCGATCCCGCGCGAGCGCCTGTGCGCCGACGTCACGCGGGCGATGCTCGCGTGCCTCGGCTTCGACGCGGGTGCCGACGCGGCGCGATCCCGCCCGTCGCTCGTGGCGCGGCGGAGCGGCGTCCGCCGCTAGACGGCGGTGCGGCCGCCGTCGACCGCGAACGCCGCGCCCGTCACGTAGCGGGCATCGTCGGAGGCGAGGTAGAGCACGGCCTGTGCGATGTCCTCGGGCGCACAGTGGCCGAGCAGCGGCGTCATCAGTGCGAAGAGCGCGGGGTCGGTCCCGTCCGGGATGCGCGTGCGGCGCGTCGCCTCCGTCAGCACGGACCCCGGACAGACGCAGTTGAAGCGCACACCGCGCTTTCCGTACTCGACCGCGAGCGCGCGCGTCAGGCTCACGACCGCGCCCTTCGTCGCACAGTAGGTCGAGTTGTACGGGTTGCCGGCGAGGCCGGCGACCGACGCCATGTTGACGACGTTGCCACCCGAAGCGAGCAGGTGCGGGAGCGCCGCCTGGGTGAGGAAGAAGAGGCCGCGCACGTTCACGGCGAACATGCGATCGAAGTCGCCCTCGCCGACGTCCGCGAAGTGCTCGATCGCCGCGAAGCCGGCGATGTTGCACAGCACGTCGACGCCCCCGTGCTCGGCGACGACGGCGTCGACGGCATCGCGGCAGGCCGCCGTCGAGGCCACGTCCGCGACGCGCAGCCGCACGCGCTCCGCGAGCGGGCCGAGCCGCTCGTTCGCGGCCGCGAATGCGCTCTCGTTCACGTCGAGCCCGACGGCGTTCGCGCCCTCGGCCGCGAACGCGCGCAGCGTCGCGAAC
This window encodes:
- a CDS encoding SDR family NAD(P)-dependent oxidoreductase, whose protein sequence is MRFESRTVIVTGAASGIGFATLRAFAAEGANAVGLDVNESAFAAANERLGPLAERVRLRVADVASTAACRDAVDAVVAEHGGVDVLCNIAGFAAIEHFADVGEGDFDRMFAVNVRGLFFLTQAALPHLLASGGNVVNMASVAGLAGNPYNSTYCATKGAVVSLTRALAVEYGKRGVRFNCVCPGSVLTEATRRTRIPDGTDPALFALMTPLLGHCAPEDIAQAVLYLASDDARYVTGAAFAVDGGRTAV